In the Oncorhynchus tshawytscha isolate Ot180627B linkage group LG17, Otsh_v2.0, whole genome shotgun sequence genome, one interval contains:
- the LOC112216800 gene encoding regulator of nonsense transcripts 2-like isoform X4, producing MPAEGKRSLNMDEKEVSSFSNKEKDRDADRRPASSRDKVKDEAKMSGKKDIGKAAEEKRRRLEEDKRKKEEKERKRKEEEKQKAEEEQRKKEEEEKKQQEEQERKVQEEEAKRQREEEAAQLKEKEEGHQLHQEAWERHQCRKELRVRNQNAHEGRPEETFFSRLDSSLKKNTAFVKKLRTLTEQQRDALSNDFGSLNLSKYIGEAVGSVVEAKLKISDVGCAVHLCSLFHQRYAEFAPLLLQAWKRHFEARKEEKAPNVSKLRTDLRFIAELTIVGLFTDKEGLSLIYEQLKSIIGTDRETHTHVSVVISFCKHCGDDIAGLVPRKVKAAREKFGLAFPPSEIINTEKQQPFQNLLREYFTSLTKHLKKDHRELQNIERQNRRILHSKGELSEDRHKQHEEFATSYQKLLANTQSLADFLDENMPELPLDKTVQEEHGPGIDIFTPGKPGEYDLEGGIWEDEDARNFYENMVDLKAFVPAILFKDNEKCKDKEEAAAKEAKDAAATTEELELELEALDIADDPLELDGPDEAENEAELAKKLLDEQGKDEEQEDEEASTGSHLKLIVDAFIQQLPNCVNRDLIDKAAMDFCMNMNTKSNRRKLVRALFTVPRQRLDLLPFYSRLVATLHPCMSDVADDLCSILKGDFRFHIRKKDQINIETKNKTVRFIGELAKFKLFSKTDTLHCLKMLLSDFSHHHIEMACTLLETSGRFLFRSPDSHLRTSVLLEQMMRKKQAQHLDARYVTMVENAYYYCNPPPMEKTVRKKRPPLQEYIRKLLYKDLSKVTTEKVLRQMRKLPWQDPESKGYLICCMVNIWNVKYNSIHCVANLLAGLVAYQEDVGIHVVDGVLEDIRLGMEVNQPKFNQRRISSAKFLGELYNYRMVESAVIFRTLFSFISFGVNPDGGPSPLDPPEHLFRIRMVCTLLDTCGQYFDRGSSKRKLDCFLIYFQRYIWWKKSVEVWSAEHQFPIDIDYMISDTLELLRPKMRLCISLEDSARQVTELEREFLVKLGLAMDGQKDGRPSSAMGSEGEALDEDDDDDDEEGGADTEEQSGNESEMNEPEEEEGSENEEEEREEEEEENTDYLTDSNKENETDEENNEVTIRGGGLKHVACAEDEDFIQALDKMMLENLQQRSGEAVKVHQLDVAIPLQLKSQLKKGPGGPVCSGEGDADISDTMQFVMLTRKGNKQQFKILNVPLSSHLAANHFNQQQAEQEERMRMKKLTLDINERQEQEDYQEMMASLAQRPAPANTNRERRPRYQHPKGAPNADLIFKTGGRKQETKQERIERHEKRDRQERQEKHE from the exons ATGCCTGCTGAAGGCAAGAGATCATTAAACATGGATGAGAAAGAGGTGAGCTCCTTTAGTAACAAGGAGAAAGACAGGGATGCTGATAGACGGCCCGCCTCCTCCCGGGATAAAGTGAAGGATGAGGCAAAGATGAGTGGCAAGAAAGATATTGGTAAGGctgcagaggaaaagaggaggcggCTTGAGGAGGACaaaagaaagaaggaagaaaaAGAGCGGAAacggaaagaggaggagaaacagaaggcagaggaggagcagaggaagaaggaggaagaggagaagaagcagcaggaggagcaggagaggaaagTTCAGGAGGAGGAGGCCAAGAGACAGCGTGAAGAGGAGGCAGCTCAACTCAA agagaaggaggagggccACCAGCTCCACCAGGAAGCCTGGGAGCGCCACCAGTGCCGGAAGGAGCTTCGCGTCCGCAACCAGAACGCCCACGAGGGCCGTCCCGAGGAAACCTTCTTTAGCCGCCTTGACTCCAGCTTGAAGAAGAACACAGCCTTCGTCAAGAAGCTGCGCACGCTCACCGAACAGCAGCGCGATGCCCTCTCCAACGACTTTGGCTCACTCAACCTCAGCAAGTACATCGGCGAGGCGGTGGGCTCTGTGGTGGAGGCCAAGCTGAAGATCTCTGACGTGGGCTGCGCCGTGCACCTGTGCTCCCTCTTCCACCAGCGCTACGCCGAATTCGCCCCACTGCTCCTCCAGGCCTGGAAAAGGCACTTTGAGGCGCGCAAGGAAGAGAAGGCACCCAACGTGAGCAAGCTGCGCACCGACCTGCGCTTCATCGCAGAGCTCACCATCGTAGGCCTGTTCACCGACAAGGAGGGCCTGTCGCTCATCTACGAGCAGCTGAAGAGCATCATCGGGACGGACCGCGAGACACACACGCATGTGTCAGTGGTCATCAGCTTCTGTAAGCACTGCGGGGACGACATTGCGGGCCTGGTGCCTCGCAAGGTGAAGGCTGCACGGGAGAAGTTTGGCCTGGCCTTCCCTCCCAGTGAGATCATCAACACGGAAAAGCAGCAGCCCTTTCAGAACCTTCTGAGGGAGTACTTCACCTCGCTCACCAAGCACCTGAAGAAGGACCACCGCGAGCTGCAGAACATTGAGAGGCAGAACAG GCGTATCCTCCACTCCAAAGGGGAGCTGAGTGAGGACAGGCACAAGCAGCATGAGGAGTTTGCCACGTCCTACCAGAAGCTGCTGGCTAACACCCAGTCTCTGGCTGACTTTCTGGATGAGAACATGCCAGAGCTTCCACTGGACAAGACTGTGCAGGAAG AGCACGGCCCTGGCATTGACATCTTCACCCCTGGGAAGCCCGGGGAGTATGACCTGGAGGGGGGCATCTGGGAGGACGAGGATGCCAGGAACTTCTACGAGAACATGGTGGACCTGAAGGCCTTCGTCCCTGCCATCCTGTTCAAAGATAACGAGAAGTGCAAGGACAAAGAGGAGGCTGCTGCTAAAG AGGCTAAAGATGCTGCGGCCACCACAGAGGAGTTGGAGTTGGAGCTCGAGGCTCTAGACATCGCTGATGACCCTCTGGAGCTGGATGGACCTGACGAGGCAGAGAACGAGGCAGAGCTCGCCAAAAAACTGTTGGACGAGCAAGGTAAAGATGAAG AACAAGAGGATGAGGAGGCAAGCACCGGGTCCCACCTGAAGCTCATTGTGGACGCCTTCATCCAGCAGCTTCCCAACTGTGTCAACAGAGACCTCATAGACAAG GCTGCCATGGATTTCTGCATGAACATGAACACAAAGTCAAACAGGAGGAAGCTGGTCCGAGCTCTCTTCACCGTTCCCAGACAAAG GTTGGATCTGCTGCCCTTTTACTCCCGTCTGGTGGCCACCCTTCACCCCTGCATGTCAGATGTGGCCGATGACCTGTGCTCCATACTCAAAGGAGACTTCAGGTTTCAC ATCCGGAAGAAGGACCAGATCAACATCGAAACAAAAAATAAAACTGTGAGGTTTATCGGGGAGCTGGCCAAGTTCAAGTTGTTCTCAAAAACAGACACTCTGCATTGTCTGAAG aTGCTGCTGTCAGACTTCTCCCATCACCACATAGAGATGGCCTGCACCCTGCTGGAGACCAGTGGACGCTTCCTTTTCAGATCCCCCGACTCCCACCTCCGGACCAGCGTCCTTCtg GAGCAAATGATGCGTAAGAAGCAGGCGCAGCACCTGGATGCTCGCTACGTGACCATGGTGGAGAATGCCTACTACTACTGCAACCCCCCGCCCATGGAGAAGACTGTCAGGAAGAAGAGGCCCCCGCTGCAGGAGTACATCCGCAAACTGCTCTACAAGGACCTCTCCAAGGTCACCACGGAGAAG gTGTTGAGGCAGATGCGTAAACTCCCCTGGCAGGACCCAGAGTCTAAAGGCTACCTGATCTGCTGCATGGTCAACATCTGGAACGTCAAGTACAACAGCATCCACTGTGTGGCCAACCTGCTGGCCGGCCTTGTGGCCTACCAGGAGGACGTGGGCATCCACGTGGTGGACGGGGTCCTAGAGGACATCCGCCTGGGAATGGAG GTGAACCAGCCCAAGTTCAACCAGCGTCGGATCAGCAGTGCCAAGTTTCTGGGGGAGCTCTACAACTACCGCATGGTGGAGTCAGCGGTCATCTTCCGCaccctcttctccttcatctcgtTCGGGGTGAACCCGGATGGCGGCCCCAGCCCCCTGGACCCCCCCGAGCACCTGTTCCGCATTCGCATGGTCTGCACCCTGCTGGACACCTGCGGACAGTACTTTGACCGCGGCTCCAGCAAGAGGAAGCTGGACTGCTTCCTCATCTACTTCCAG AGGTATATCTGGTGGAAGAAGAGTGTGGAGGTGTGGAGTGCAGAGCACCAGTTCCCCATCGATATTGACTACATGATCAGTGACACCCTGGAGCTGCTCCGACCAAAGATGAGGCTCTGCATCTCCCTGGAAGACTCCGCACGACAGGTCACCGAGCTGGAGAGGGAGTTCCTCGTTAAACTGG GACTGGCCATGGATGGGCAGAAGGACGGCCGGCCCTCCAGTGCCATGGGGAGCGAAGGCGAGGCTCTAGACGAGGATGACGATGATGACGACGAAGAGGGAGGGGCGGACACAGAGGAACAGTCTGGCAATGAGAGCGAGATGAACGAGCCAGAGGAAGAA GAAGGGTCTGAGAATGAGGAAGAGGagcgggaggaagaggaggaggagaacaccgACTATCTGACCGACTCCAACAAGGAGAACGAGACAGACGAGGAGAACAAT GAGGTGACCATCCGTGGTGGCGGTCTGAAGCATGTGGCATGTGCTGAGGATGAGGACTTCATCCAGGCTCTGGACAAGATGATGCTGGAGAACCTGCAG cagcggAGCGGGGAGGCAGTGAAGGTGCACCAGTTGGACGTGGCCATCCCCCTGCAGCTGAAGAGCCAGCTGAAGAAAGGTCCTGGCGGACCCGTCTGTTCTGGAGAGGGGGACGCAGACATCTCAGACACCATGCAGTTTGTCATGCTCACACGCAAGGGCAACAAgcagcag TTTAAGATCCTGAACGTGCCTTTATCTTCCCACCTGGCTGCCAACCACTTCAACCAGCAGCAggcagagcaggaggagaggatgaggatgaaGAAGCTCACTCTGGACATCAACGAGAGACAGGAGCAAGAGGACTACCAAG AAATGATGGCGTCTCTGGCCCAGCGGCCCGCTCCTGCCAACACCAACCGGGAGCGGCGCCCACGCTACCAACACCCCAAAGGGGCACCCAACGCCGACCTCATCTTCAAGACCGGAGGAAG AAAGCAGGAAACAAAGCAGGAGAGAATTGAAAGGCACGAAAAGCGTGACAGACAAGAGAGGCAAGAGAAACACGAATGA